The segment CCAGACTTGGACCGGCATGACGTCGCGAACGCCTGGAATCTTGCGAATCTGTCCGGCGTAGTCGATGGGAAGTTTGCTGCTGGCTGGGCAGAAACGATTTTCTTGAAAGACAATCAAAGTCCGTTGCGATTGCTCGTCCTCGGTGAGGCGTTCCAGTCCTTGTTGCACCGATCCGACGAAACAGAACACGAACATCGCCACGGCCGCTCCTGACACCGTCAGCAAACTGCGCGCGCGATGCCGCCAGAGGCTCTTGAGGATGTAAGGCAGGAAGGAAAACATCACAATCGCTCGCAGCGGAGATGAAGCTATACCGACGTCGATGCCGCTGCTTCTACGACTCGCCCATCGTCGAGGCGGAGTTGCCGCGTCGCAAGCGACGCCACCCGTTCGTCGTGGGTGACGAGCAGCATCGTCATCCCCAGTTCCCGGTTGAGTCGCTTCAAGAGCACTTGAATCTGTTCACTGGATTTCGCGTCGAGGCTGCCAGTCGGCTCGTCGGCCACGACGATCGTCGGATTGGTCACGATGGCCCGCGCGATTCCTACCCGTTGCTCCTGCCCGCCTGATAGTTGACGAGGGTAGTGTTCGGCCCGGTCCATCAGCCCGACGGCCTCCAGGGCGATTTCCACTCG is part of the Planctomycetia bacterium genome and harbors:
- a CDS encoding ABC transporter ATP-binding protein, with amino-acid sequence EVGDFVSLMGPSGTGKSTLLNVVAGIDKVDSGTIVVDGVEITRLTRAQLADWRAAHLGYIFQTHNLIPVLTAYENVELPTLLLPMSAAERRKRVEIALEAVGLMDRAEHYPRQLSGGQEQRVGIARAIVTNPTIVVADEPTGSLDAKSSEQIQVLLKRLNRELGMTMLLVTHDERVASLATRQLRLDDGRVVEAAASTSV